One genomic segment of Mycolicibacterium psychrotolerans includes these proteins:
- the iolB gene encoding 5-deoxy-glucuronate isomerase — translation MNSKLYIPANSADAPFTVTITPEDAGWAESSLHVADLGDGTSLSLSTDGTEVMILPLAGAATVECAGQTFALSPRVSVFDGPADMVYLGIGQEYTLSGRGRIAICGARASTSFPNRRVAAADVPVELRGAGNCSRQVHNFGTATAFEADSLIACEVITPGGNWSSYPAHKHDENTDVETQLEEIYYFEIDDSPAGTTGFGYHRVYGTPQRPIEVLEEVRTGDVVLVPHGYHGPSIAAPGHHMYYLNVMAGSGPTRAWLICDDPAHTWLRGSWEHQQIDPRLPFTPSATTRTPAPPAG, via the coding sequence CAGCGCCGACGCGCCGTTCACGGTCACGATCACCCCCGAAGACGCGGGATGGGCCGAATCATCGCTGCACGTCGCCGATCTCGGCGACGGCACCTCGCTGTCCCTGTCCACCGACGGCACCGAGGTGATGATCCTGCCGCTCGCCGGCGCCGCCACCGTCGAGTGCGCCGGCCAGACGTTCGCGCTGTCGCCCCGTGTCTCGGTGTTCGACGGACCCGCGGACATGGTCTACCTCGGCATCGGTCAGGAGTACACGCTGTCGGGCCGCGGCCGGATCGCGATCTGCGGCGCCCGGGCATCGACGTCGTTCCCGAACCGCCGGGTGGCGGCGGCCGACGTGCCGGTCGAGCTGCGCGGCGCGGGCAACTGCAGCCGCCAGGTGCACAACTTTGGCACCGCAACGGCATTCGAGGCCGATTCGCTGATCGCCTGCGAGGTGATCACCCCCGGCGGCAACTGGTCGAGCTATCCCGCGCACAAGCACGATGAGAACACCGACGTCGAGACCCAGCTCGAGGAGATCTACTACTTCGAGATCGACGACAGCCCTGCCGGCACAACGGGATTCGGCTACCACCGCGTCTACGGCACGCCGCAGCGTCCGATCGAGGTGCTCGAGGAGGTGCGGACCGGTGACGTGGTGCTCGTGCCGCACGGCTATCACGGCCCGTCCATCGCCGCGCCGGGGCATCACATGTACTACCTCAACGTGATGGCCGGCTCCGGACCCACCCGCGCCTGGCTGATCTGCGACGACCCCGCCCACACCTGGTTGCGCGGCAGCTGGGAGCACCAGCAGATCGACCCCCGTCTTCCCTTCACCCCGTCCGCCACGACTCGCACGCCGGCTCCGCCGGCTGGATAG